In one Trichlorobacter lovleyi SZ genomic region, the following are encoded:
- a CDS encoding ATPase, T2SS/T4P/T4SS family, translating to MPINVREGTLGAILYNSRIISEADITAALEEQQRSSSRFGEALVSLGIVTQEDIDWALSNQLDIPYIRLKQEMIDPEALSLLPPHLCRIHQLIPLIRAGDELSIAIADPLNKEAVTAAAEASGCRINLSVALIREINEMLDLCYGLPREDLLGFSSGLLSPEQLSSINADSSGQQLINSLLAYSIQHQLTSFSFRPLEDLISISGRSGATSHELGQLTHEHYAGLCTLLRKAAGLLPSGETSQSGCLFFQYHEREICFQVLLLQGANGDYLTIRQHISATIPAKLDLLQLPDFQKQQFRRLATRRQGMILFASRSLQERCRFMDLMLEELDTDGQSVLILGKEPGRMNKRFPRIPLAGSEAARGRLIMDSLEHGPDILVIEDGTALESFTAAGRAAMRGKLVLVGMDIRGTRNLCDHLIRFRQRNAFLTPFLSGIVSFKGIQLLCPSCRQAATIAQQELLGLQMQPPPAELYHATGCPQCNYTGVSERIFLTNCICFDRELHARFDAASDGSSFIAGLNADGYRGIKAEGEVLLKAGAVSPEEFIAAVIQ from the coding sequence ATGCCGATCAATGTCAGAGAAGGTACGCTGGGTGCCATCCTCTACAACTCACGTATCATCAGTGAAGCCGACATCACTGCCGCCCTTGAAGAGCAGCAGCGCAGCAGCAGCCGCTTCGGTGAAGCCCTGGTATCGCTGGGAATTGTCACCCAGGAGGATATCGACTGGGCACTCTCCAATCAGCTGGACATCCCCTATATCCGTCTCAAGCAGGAGATGATTGACCCGGAGGCGTTGAGCCTGCTGCCGCCGCACCTCTGCCGGATACACCAGCTGATCCCGTTGATCCGGGCTGGAGATGAACTTTCAATTGCCATTGCCGATCCGCTCAACAAAGAAGCAGTGACCGCGGCAGCAGAGGCTTCAGGCTGCCGGATCAACCTCTCGGTGGCCCTGATCCGGGAGATCAATGAGATGCTTGACCTCTGTTATGGTCTACCCAGGGAAGATCTGCTGGGGTTCAGCTCCGGCCTTCTATCACCGGAACAGCTCAGCTCCATCAATGCCGACAGCAGCGGCCAGCAACTGATCAACAGTCTGCTGGCCTACAGCATCCAGCACCAGCTGACCTCCTTTTCCTTCAGACCGCTTGAGGATCTGATCAGCATCTCCGGCCGCAGCGGGGCAACCAGCCATGAGCTGGGACAGTTGACGCATGAACACTATGCCGGGCTGTGCACACTGCTCAGAAAGGCTGCCGGGCTGTTGCCATCGGGCGAGACATCACAGAGCGGTTGTCTCTTTTTTCAGTACCATGAACGGGAGATCTGCTTTCAGGTACTGCTGCTGCAAGGGGCAAACGGTGACTACCTCACCATCCGCCAGCATATCAGCGCCACCATTCCGGCAAAATTGGACCTGCTGCAACTGCCCGACTTTCAGAAACAGCAGTTCAGACGACTGGCAACCCGACGTCAGGGAATGATCCTGTTTGCCTCCCGCTCGTTGCAGGAACGTTGCCGTTTCATGGACCTGATGCTGGAAGAGCTGGACACCGACGGACAATCGGTGCTGATTCTGGGCAAGGAGCCGGGCCGCATGAACAAGCGCTTCCCCCGCATCCCCCTTGCCGGTTCGGAAGCGGCCAGGGGACGTCTGATCATGGACAGCCTGGAACATGGCCCGGACATTCTGGTGATTGAGGATGGTACGGCACTGGAGTCATTCACGGCAGCCGGCCGGGCCGCCATGCGGGGCAAACTGGTGCTGGTGGGAATGGATATCCGCGGCACCCGCAACCTGTGCGACCACCTGATCCGCTTTCGTCAGCGCAACGCCTTTCTGACCCCGTTTCTTTCCGGTATTGTATCATTCAAAGGCATTCAGCTACTCTGTCCCTCCTGCAGACAGGCCGCCACCATAGCGCAACAGGAACTACTCGGCCTGCAGATGCAGCCACCACCTGCAGAGCTGTACCATGCAACAGGCTGTCCACAATGTAACTACACCGGGGTCAGTGAACGGATTTTTCTGACCAACTGCATCTGTTTTGACCGTGAACTGCACGCCCGTTTTGATGCCGCTTCTGACGGAAGCAGTTTTATCGCCGGACTTAATGCTGATGGGTATCGCGGCATCAAGGCGGAAGGCGAGGTTCTCTTGAAGGCGGGAGCTGTATCACCGGAAGAGTTCATTGCTGCTGTCATTCAATAA
- a CDS encoding DUF116 domain-containing protein — protein MSDVQEQTAAPRKRLFIALMGFTCVVLVLLIFLAWWIPSRGLANIHPDLPRIVGLVVLALSGVAILGTVLLVLTTALGKDIFFTRFMRLVVIKFLLPMIEFVGRVLGLDKDRIRQSFIAMNNSLVISQKYKVRPDRILILLPHCIQLFDCEIKVTGDVNKCVLCGRCDIKGLVEIGRKYGIDISVATGGTLARKVIVEKRPKLVLAVACERDLTSGIKDCYPLPVIGVLNLRPHGPCFNTIVDTAAIDAALQQVLELPK, from the coding sequence ATGAGTGATGTTCAGGAGCAGACCGCCGCCCCACGCAAACGACTCTTTATCGCCCTGATGGGCTTTACCTGTGTTGTTCTGGTCCTGTTGATCTTTCTGGCCTGGTGGATACCCAGCCGCGGTCTGGCCAATATCCACCCCGACCTGCCCCGCATTGTCGGACTGGTGGTGCTGGCCCTGTCCGGTGTTGCCATTCTGGGCACGGTCCTGCTGGTACTGACCACGGCCCTGGGCAAGGATATCTTCTTTACCCGCTTCATGCGGCTGGTGGTGATCAAGTTCCTGCTGCCGATGATTGAGTTTGTGGGCAGGGTACTGGGGCTGGACAAGGACCGGATCCGTCAGTCCTTTATTGCCATGAACAACTCCCTGGTAATCTCACAGAAATACAAGGTACGGCCGGACCGGATACTGATCCTGCTGCCCCACTGTATTCAGCTGTTTGACTGCGAGATCAAGGTAACCGGCGACGTGAACAAATGCGTGCTGTGCGGCCGCTGCGACATCAAAGGGCTGGTGGAAATCGGCAGGAAGTACGGGATCGACATCTCGGTGGCCACCGGCGGCACTCTGGCCCGCAAGGTGATTGTGGAAAAACGGCCTAAACTGGTACTGGCTGTGGCCTGCGAACGGGATCTGACCTCCGGCATCAAGGATTGCTACCCGCTGCCGGTGATCGGCGTCCTGAACCTGCGGCCCCATGGCCCCTGCTTCAACACCATTGTGGATACCGCTGCCATCGACGCCGCCCTGCAACAGGTGCTGGAGCTGCCAAAATAA
- a CDS encoding KUP/HAK/KT family potassium transporter encodes MTHKHEDSFWGGIIKALGLVFGDIGTSPIYTLTIVFALTKPTVANVYGILSLVFWTMTILVTVEYAWLAMALGRKGQGGEIVLREILIKMLKQGRLLAFAGFLSFLGVSLLLGDGVITPAISILSAVEGLLLIPALAGTKQTVLVLIAALIAFTLFFFQHRGTDKVAKIFGPIMALYFGALMLSGLVSIAGMPGIVKAISPHYAFEFFRQNGFAGYIVLSEVILCATGGEALYADMGHLGRKPIVRAWYFVFFALYLNYLGQGAFILSSGQTKNILFAMINHQAPLLYIPFLLLTIMATIIASQAIISGVFSIVYQGITTRLMPLMKVDYTSTHIQSQIYIGAVNWTLMTAVIFVMFFFQKSGNLAAAYGMAVTGSMTITAIMMIMVYSHTMKKWKVPIVVVVGILDLIYFTSTFSKIPHGAYWSIILAAIPFVTIMVWTRGQKALYHALKPLDLETFMISYEQIFGKGRNIPGTGLFFVRGLDVIPPYLVHCVIRSNIIYERNVLISIVRTDEPFGVESLHTKEMGPGLEGFEIQAGYMEVIEIEKIIRAYGITEKVIFYGIEDIATTNPIWKFFALIKKLTPNFVQFNKLPAAKLQGVVTRVEM; translated from the coding sequence ATGACCCACAAACATGAAGATTCCTTCTGGGGCGGTATCATCAAGGCCTTGGGCCTGGTGTTCGGCGATATCGGCACCAGCCCGATCTATACCCTGACCATTGTCTTTGCCCTGACCAAACCGACCGTTGCCAACGTCTACGGCATCCTGTCGCTGGTGTTCTGGACCATGACTATTCTGGTGACGGTGGAGTATGCCTGGCTGGCCATGGCGTTGGGACGCAAGGGGCAGGGGGGCGAGATCGTCCTGAGGGAGATCCTGATCAAGATGCTCAAGCAGGGGCGTCTGCTGGCCTTTGCCGGGTTCCTCTCGTTTCTGGGGGTCTCCCTATTGCTTGGTGATGGTGTAATCACCCCGGCCATCTCAATCCTGTCGGCTGTGGAAGGTCTGCTGCTGATCCCGGCGCTGGCAGGGACAAAACAGACCGTGCTGGTGCTGATTGCTGCTCTGATTGCCTTTACTCTGTTCTTCTTCCAGCACCGCGGCACCGACAAGGTGGCAAAAATCTTCGGGCCGATCATGGCCCTTTATTTTGGCGCCCTGATGCTTTCCGGTCTGGTCTCCATCGCCGGTATGCCGGGCATCGTCAAGGCGATCAGCCCCCATTACGCCTTTGAGTTTTTCCGCCAGAACGGCTTTGCCGGTTACATTGTACTGTCGGAGGTGATCCTCTGCGCCACCGGCGGCGAGGCGCTCTATGCCGATATGGGGCATCTGGGACGCAAGCCGATCGTGCGGGCCTGGTACTTTGTCTTCTTTGCCCTCTACCTGAACTACCTGGGCCAGGGGGCCTTTATCCTGAGCAGCGGCCAGACCAAGAATATCCTGTTTGCCATGATCAACCATCAGGCGCCGCTGCTCTACATCCCGTTCCTGCTGCTGACCATCATGGCCACCATCATTGCCTCCCAGGCGATCATCAGCGGGGTCTTTTCCATTGTCTACCAGGGGATCACCACCCGGCTGATGCCGCTGATGAAGGTGGATTACACCTCTACCCATATCCAGTCCCAGATCTACATCGGTGCGGTCAACTGGACCCTGATGACCGCCGTGATCTTTGTGATGTTCTTTTTTCAGAAGTCCGGGAATCTGGCCGCGGCCTACGGTATGGCCGTGACCGGCTCCATGACCATTACCGCCATCATGATGATCATGGTCTACTCCCACACCATGAAAAAATGGAAGGTGCCGATCGTGGTGGTGGTGGGTATTCTGGACCTGATCTATTTCACCTCCACCTTTTCCAAGATCCCCCACGGTGCCTACTGGTCAATCATTCTTGCTGCCATTCCGTTTGTCACCATCATGGTCTGGACCAGGGGCCAGAAGGCGCTGTACCATGCCCTCAAACCACTGGATCTGGAGACCTTCATGATCTCCTACGAGCAGATCTTCGGCAAAGGTCGCAACATACCCGGCACCGGTCTGTTCTTTGTGCGGGGACTGGATGTGATCCCCCCCTATCTGGTGCACTGCGTGATCCGCAGCAACATTATCTATGAGCGTAACGTGTTGATTTCCATCGTACGGACCGATGAACCGTTCGGGGTTGAAAGCCTGCATACCAAGGAAATGGGGCCGGGGCTGGAGGGGTTTGAGATTCAGGCTGGCTACATGGAAGTGATCGAGATTGAAAAGATCATCAGGGCTTACGGTATCACAGAGAAGGTCATCTTCTACGGTATTGAAGATATTGCCACCACCAACCCGATCTGGAAGTTCTTTGCCCTGATCAAGAAGCTGACCCCCAATTTTGTGCAGTTTAACAAGCTGCCGGCGGCAAAATTACAGGGTGTCGTCACAAGAGTAGAAATGTAG
- a CDS encoding response regulator, whose amino-acid sequence MTPETAGDNLPRILIIDDEVAIRRFLRTVLSSEEFSLHEAEHGHAGLSVTATIRPDLILLDLGLPDLDGIEVIKRIREWSQVPIIVLSVREREEDKIAALDAGADDYLTKPFGVGELLARMRASLRRARQLTPEPTFVRDDLEVNLELRRVLVKGLEVQLTPTEYDLLKLLISQAGKVLTHRHILNKIWGPSHLEQPHVLRVNISNLRRKIEPDPAQPRYITTEPGIGYRLV is encoded by the coding sequence ATGACACCTGAGACTGCGGGAGATAACCTCCCGCGTATCCTGATCATTGATGATGAAGTGGCAATCCGGCGCTTTTTGCGGACGGTGCTGTCCAGCGAGGAGTTTTCGCTGCATGAGGCCGAACATGGTCATGCCGGCCTGTCAGTCACCGCCACCATCCGGCCGGACCTGATCCTGCTGGATCTTGGTTTGCCGGATCTGGACGGCATTGAGGTGATTAAACGGATCAGGGAGTGGTCACAGGTGCCGATCATCGTACTCTCGGTGCGGGAGCGGGAGGAGGACAAGATCGCCGCGCTGGATGCCGGGGCTGATGATTACCTGACCAAACCGTTTGGCGTGGGAGAGCTGCTGGCCAGGATGCGGGCCAGTTTGCGCCGTGCCCGGCAACTGACCCCGGAGCCGACCTTTGTGCGGGATGATCTGGAGGTAAACCTTGAGTTGCGGCGGGTGCTGGTTAAAGGTCTGGAGGTGCAGCTGACCCCCACGGAGTATGACCTGCTCAAGCTGCTGATCAGTCAGGCCGGCAAGGTTTTGACCCACCGCCATATCCTGAACAAGATCTGGGGGCCGTCCCACCTTGAGCAACCCCATGTGCTGCGGGTCAACATCAGCAATCTGCGGCGCAAGATCGAGCCAGATCCGGCACAACCACGCTATATCACTACCGAACCAGGGATTGGCTACCGTCTGGTCTGA
- a CDS encoding type IV pilus twitching motility protein PilT: MAKIDALFKMMKEQGASDLHLSSGNPPIFRQHGEMVRLQFKPLSHEELIPILYEILNDEQRAQFEATNDLDFAYAVPDLARFRGNIMMTHRGVAAVFRIIPATILSADQLNLPEGVRRMTQFKKGLVLVTGPTGSGKSTTLAALIDLINATRKEHILTLEDPLEFIHENKQSLLNQRQIGAHTNSFASALRAALREDPDIILVGEMRDLETIQLAMSAAETGHLVFGTLHTNTAAKTIDRIIDVFPKESQDQVRTMLSESLKGVVCQQLLKTADGHGRVAALEIMLGTPAIANLIREGKTFQIPSIIQTAKKDGMQLMDQHLLDLLKTRQINPEEAHRCAIDKKQFEQYLPQTPAT, translated from the coding sequence ATGGCTAAAATAGATGCACTGTTCAAGATGATGAAAGAACAGGGGGCTTCAGACCTGCACCTCTCATCCGGCAACCCACCCATCTTCCGCCAGCATGGCGAGATGGTCCGGCTGCAGTTCAAACCGCTCTCCCACGAAGAGTTGATCCCGATCCTGTATGAGATCCTCAATGATGAGCAGCGGGCCCAGTTCGAGGCCACCAACGACCTGGACTTTGCCTACGCCGTACCGGATCTGGCCCGTTTCCGTGGCAACATCATGATGACCCACCGTGGCGTGGCAGCGGTCTTCAGGATCATCCCGGCTACGATCCTCTCGGCAGACCAGCTGAACCTGCCGGAAGGGGTGCGGCGGATGACCCAGTTCAAAAAGGGGCTGGTACTGGTGACCGGCCCGACCGGTTCCGGTAAATCCACCACCCTGGCAGCTCTGATCGATCTGATCAATGCCACCCGCAAGGAACATATCCTGACCCTGGAAGACCCGCTGGAGTTCATCCATGAAAACAAACAATCGCTCTTGAACCAGCGTCAGATCGGGGCGCACACCAACTCGTTCGCCTCGGCCCTGCGGGCCGCCCTGCGGGAAGACCCGGACATCATCCTGGTGGGAGAGATGCGGGATCTGGAGACGATCCAGCTGGCCATGAGCGCTGCCGAGACCGGTCACCTGGTCTTCGGCACCCTGCACACCAACACCGCAGCCAAGACCATTGACCGGATCATTGATGTCTTTCCGAAGGAATCACAGGATCAGGTTCGCACCATGCTGTCGGAATCGCTCAAGGGGGTGGTCTGCCAGCAACTGCTCAAGACTGCTGATGGTCACGGACGGGTGGCAGCCCTGGAGATCATGCTGGGTACCCCGGCCATTGCCAACCTGATCCGCGAAGGCAAGACCTTCCAGATCCCCTCCATCATCCAGACCGCCAAGAAAGACGGCATGCAGCTGATGGACCAACACCTGCTGGATCTGCTCAAGACCAGGCAGATCAACCCGGAAGAGGCCCACCGCTGTGCCATTGACAAGAAACAGTTTGAACAGTACCTGCCTCAGACACCTGCGACATAG
- a CDS encoding PDDEXK nuclease domain-containing protein, translating to MTNILPAEYTTFLLELKERIHNAQYAALKAVNKELISLYWDIGKSIVSRQEQLGWGKAVVETLARDLQNEFPGLQGFSSRNLWNMKNFYLAYKDNQKLQPLAAEISWTKNVIIMERCKDLLQREFYIKITKKFGWTKDVLINQIEAGAFEKFMANQTNFDKAVPEKYRHQAKLAVKDEYTFDFLEMSDGHSEKELERALVDNVRKFLVEMGGYFTFVGNQYRLEIDGSEFFIDLLLYHRQLRCLVAIELKIGAFKPEYAGKMQFYLSALNDTVRLPDEEPSIGIILCKEKSRTFVEYALRDSNKPIGVSTYKLSNKLPKELKKYFPSPEEMSKRIEGLSGNLEDT from the coding sequence ATGACCAATATCCTGCCCGCCGAATACACAACATTCCTTCTGGAACTGAAAGAACGAATACACAACGCCCAGTACGCCGCACTGAAGGCAGTAAATAAAGAGCTTATCAGTCTGTACTGGGACATCGGAAAATCAATAGTCAGCAGACAGGAACAGCTTGGCTGGGGCAAGGCGGTTGTAGAAACTTTGGCGAGGGATTTACAGAACGAGTTCCCTGGACTGCAGGGGTTTTCCTCACGAAACCTCTGGAATATGAAGAACTTTTATCTGGCATACAAGGACAATCAAAAACTGCAACCATTGGCTGCAGAAATCAGCTGGACGAAAAATGTCATCATCATGGAACGCTGTAAGGATCTACTTCAGCGCGAGTTTTACATCAAGATAACCAAGAAGTTCGGCTGGACCAAGGATGTTCTTATCAACCAGATTGAGGCTGGTGCCTTTGAAAAATTTATGGCGAACCAGACCAACTTTGACAAAGCAGTGCCGGAAAAATACCGGCATCAGGCAAAACTGGCGGTTAAGGATGAATATACCTTCGACTTTCTGGAGATGTCCGATGGGCACTCGGAAAAAGAGCTTGAACGGGCATTGGTGGACAATGTACGGAAGTTTCTGGTGGAGATGGGTGGCTACTTTACCTTTGTTGGCAATCAATACCGGCTGGAAATTGACGGATCAGAGTTTTTCATCGATCTGCTTCTGTATCACCGGCAGTTGCGCTGCCTTGTTGCAATTGAACTGAAAATCGGAGCGTTCAAACCGGAATATGCAGGCAAGATGCAGTTTTATCTTTCAGCGCTTAACGATACCGTTCGATTGCCTGATGAGGAGCCTTCTATCGGCATCATCCTTTGTAAGGAGAAAAGCAGGACCTTTGTCGAATATGCCTTGAGAGACAGCAATAAACCGATTGGTGTTTCGACATACAAGCTTTCAAACAAACTGCCAAAAGAACTTAAAAAATATTTCCCGTCTCCGGAAGAGATGAGCAAACGGATTGAAGGGCTTTCCGGCAATCTGGAAGATACCTGA
- a CDS encoding KUP/HAK/KT family potassium transporter codes for MQQHDSDSFWGGIVKAMGLVFGDIGTSPIYTLTVVFALTEPTMQNVFGILSLVFWTMTILVTAEYAWLAMRLGRKGEGGAIVLKEILARMIRPGRQLTFVVFLTYLGVSLLMGDGVITPAISILSAVEGMVLIPGLGGLHQSWLILIAAIIAVGLFVFQFKGTDKVAGAFGPIMVVWFASLALSGAVSVASHPTVLFAVSPHYALQFLLDNGLAGFIVLSEVILCATGGEALYADMGHLGRKPIVRAWYIVFWALYLNYLGQGAFIISHPGAKNYLFGMVQHQAPLLYIPFLILTILATIIASQAMISGVFSIVYQGITTRILPLLKVDYTSSHLKSQIYIGSVNWMLMIAVVVIMLVFQKSENLAAAYGLAVTGSMSITGIMMILILSRTTKAWKAVFAALITVVDLVFFTACLHKLPHGGYWSIILASVPFITILVWTKGQRALYRALRPLELDTFELAYEQIYAKGRNIPGTGLFFVKEYNVVPPYVVHCIIRSNIIYERNVFISIVRTDEPFGLVSELKTGIATGLDAFEIHAGYMEHLEIETLLQQHGIKEKVIFYGVEDISTPNPVWKLFATIKRQTPNFVQFNKLPASRLQGVVTRVEM; via the coding sequence ATGCAGCAGCACGACAGTGATTCCTTCTGGGGCGGTATTGTCAAGGCGATGGGGCTGGTATTCGGCGACATCGGCACCAGTCCGATCTATACCCTGACCGTGGTTTTTGCCCTGACCGAGCCCACCATGCAGAACGTCTTCGGCATCCTCTCGCTGGTGTTCTGGACCATGACCATTCTGGTGACCGCAGAATACGCCTGGCTGGCCATGCGGCTGGGGCGCAAGGGAGAGGGGGGCGCAATCGTGCTGAAGGAGATCCTGGCCAGGATGATCAGGCCGGGGCGCCAGCTTACCTTTGTGGTCTTTCTGACCTATCTGGGGGTCAGTCTGTTGATGGGAGACGGGGTGATCACCCCGGCCATTTCGATCCTCTCGGCGGTTGAGGGGATGGTGTTGATTCCCGGCCTGGGTGGGCTGCACCAGTCCTGGCTGATCCTGATCGCTGCTATTATCGCGGTGGGACTGTTTGTCTTCCAGTTCAAGGGGACTGACAAGGTGGCCGGTGCCTTCGGGCCGATCATGGTCGTCTGGTTTGCCTCCCTGGCGCTTTCCGGTGCGGTCTCGGTTGCCTCGCACCCCACCGTGCTGTTTGCGGTCAGCCCCCATTACGCCCTGCAGTTTCTACTGGACAACGGTCTGGCCGGGTTCATTGTGCTGTCCGAGGTGATCCTCTGTGCCACCGGCGGTGAGGCACTGTATGCCGACATGGGCCATCTGGGGCGCAAGCCGATTGTGCGGGCCTGGTATATTGTCTTCTGGGCGCTGTACCTCAACTATCTGGGCCAGGGGGCCTTCATCATCTCCCACCCCGGCGCCAAGAACTACCTGTTCGGTATGGTGCAGCATCAGGCGCCGCTGCTGTATATCCCGTTCCTGATCCTGACTATCCTGGCCACCATCATCGCCTCCCAGGCCATGATCAGCGGGGTCTTTTCAATTGTCTACCAGGGGATCACCACCCGCATCCTGCCGCTTCTGAAGGTGGACTATACCTCCAGTCATCTGAAATCACAGATCTACATCGGCTCGGTCAACTGGATGCTGATGATTGCGGTGGTGGTGATCATGCTGGTGTTCCAGAAGTCAGAAAATCTGGCAGCGGCCTACGGTCTGGCCGTGACCGGTTCCATGAGTATCACCGGCATCATGATGATCCTGATCCTCTCCCGCACCACCAAGGCCTGGAAGGCGGTCTTTGCCGCCCTGATCACCGTGGTGGATCTGGTGTTTTTTACCGCCTGCCTGCACAAGCTGCCACATGGCGGCTACTGGTCAATCATCCTGGCCTCGGTGCCGTTTATCACCATTCTGGTCTGGACCAAGGGACAGCGGGCCCTGTACCGCGCCCTGCGTCCGCTGGAGCTGGACACCTTTGAGCTGGCCTATGAGCAGATCTACGCCAAAGGGCGCAACATCCCCGGCACCGGCCTGTTTTTTGTGAAGGAGTACAATGTGGTACCCCCCTATGTGGTGCATTGCATCATCCGCAGCAATATTATCTATGAACGTAACGTCTTTATTTCCATTGTGCGGACTGACGAGCCGTTTGGTCTGGTGTCGGAACTTAAAACCGGCATCGCCACCGGACTGGATGCCTTTGAGATTCACGCCGGCTATATGGAACATCTGGAGATTGAGACACTGCTGCAGCAGCACGGGATCAAGGAGAAGGTGATTTTCTACGGGGTGGAAGATATCAGTACCCCCAACCCGGTCTGGAAGCTGTTTGCCACCATCAAGCGCCAGACCCCCAACTTTGTGCAGTTTAACAAGCTGCCTGCCAGCCGGCTGCAGGGGGTGGTAACGCGGGTGGAGATGTAG